The window CTTGTTGCCATTACTCCCGCAGCCGGTTTTGTCAGCCCCATGGCTGCCTGTGTCATCGGTCTTATCGGTGGCGTGATCTGCTTTGGTGGTATTCTGCTCAAGAACATATTCAAATATGACGATGCGCTGGATGTTGTCGGCATTCACGGCGTTGGCGGTACCTGGGGTGCTCTTGCCACCGGTATATGGGCATCCGAAGCGTATGGCGGTGTGAACGGCCTGCTGCACGGCGCTCCCGGCCAGCTGTGGATCCAGTTTGTTTCAGTCGTGGCGACGTGGTTGTTCTGTTACTTGGTCAGCCTGTTCCTGTTCAAGGGCATCGACCTTGTCATCGGACTGCGTGTTGACTCCGAAGCCGAGCAGGCAGGTCTGGACGTAAGCGAACATAATGAGACCGCCTACACCGGCTAACCCTTTGACGTGATTGTCATCGTGGTCTACAAGAATACTCTGGCGGGGTCATATGTCCGCCAGCGACAGCAGACAGGTCTGATTGCCTGTACAGGGATATGACAATGAAGAAGCTTGAGATCATTATCCGTCCGTTCAAGCTGGACGAAGTTAAGTTGGCCCTGACCGATCTCGACATCAAGGGGATGACCGTAACGGAAGTCAAAGGCTTCGGCCGTCAGCGCGGTCATAAGGAAGTGTACCGCGGTGCTGAATATCAGGTGGACTTCATGCCCAAGGTGAAGATTGAAGTGGTGGTGGAAGACGCTCTGGTGAAGCCGGTGCTGGATTCCGTCAGCAAGGCGGCCCGAACCGGCAAGGTTGGCGATGGCAAGATATTCATCCTGCCTGTGGATGATGTCTATCGCATCCGCACCGGAGAAATGGGCTCAGAAGCCATCTAGCCCCGCCCGGCGCAGGGGAGCCGGTGTTCAGGCACTGCTTCCGCAACTCGCTGCAAACAGCTTCTGGATTGAATGACGAAAGATATACTTACCCCGTCCAGCGGTGATGCCACCAAGGCTTTGGCCGCTGGACGGGCTTCTCTTATACTGGAACTGGAACAGCCCCCCAAGCCCGGAAGCATCCGCTTTGAACGGGCTTTTACCCGTTTGCTGGACATATACTTCCAGACCCGTGTCGTGGAGACCGGTGCCGACAGGCAGAAAATAGCGCTTGTGGCGGTGGGAGGATATGGACGCGGGGAAATGTGTCTCGGATCGGACATCGACATCATTATCCTCTGCCGTCGCAGCATTCCGCCGCAGGCCATCGACGTGGCGCAGCCACTTTTTCTTCCTCTCTGGGATGCCGGTTACTCGCTCGGTCACGGTTTCCGTACCATTGCGGACTGCGTGAAGCTGGCAAACAAGGACCACAAGGTTTTGTGTTCCTTGCTTGATGCCCGTTTTGTGGCTGGCGACAGCTCCATTTTCGATGAGCTGCAACAGCGCATGCGCGACAAGGTGCTCGCGCGGCGTGAAAAGACTTTTCTGCAATGGCTTGATGAAGAACATGCCACACGGCTTACGACCTATGGCGACGGGGCGGTGCTGCTGGAGCCCAACCTCAAGGAAGGGGTCGGCGGCCTGCGCGATTATCATCGCCTGTTGTGGCTTGCCCGTCTGCGGGGTGGGACAGGGGACGTGAACGGCGTCATGCGTCAGGCCGGATTCAGTGAAGAGGACTGCCTGCTGCTGGAGCGCAATGTGGATTTTCTGCACCGGGTGCGTAACCGGCTGCATGCGCTCAGCAGGCGCAAGAGCGATAAACTGTATGTGGATATTCAGCCGGAACTGGCTTCCCGTATGGGGTACGCCGACACCACGGGCATGCTTGCCGTAGAGTTATTTCTGGGCGATCTGCACCGCTGCATGGGCGACATCAAGGCGCTTGCCGCTGCGTTCCGTTCGATGGTGGGCGACGTTGCGGAGCCGGTGGATGCTGTGTGCGAAGGCACTACCGGCGCTATCGTGGTGCAGGGGGATCTTATCCATATCTGTCCGCCCGATGCCTTGTTTGATGAGCCCGCCCTGGTGCTGCAGGCGTTGGATGAAGCCGTTCGCAGGCCTTCCGGTACGTTGCCGGTTCTGTCGTGGGAAACGCGGCAGGCCATTTCTCGTATTGTTCACGAAGCACCTCAACGGCTGGCCGCTATGGAGGGCGTGTGGCCAACCTTGGCCCGCATATTAGCCTCCGGCAGGGCTTTTGCCATTCTGGAGCAAATGGACGGCGTGGGGTTGCTTTCAGCCTTTATGCCCGACTTCGGAAGGGTGCGCGACCGGGTGCAGTTCGACGGTTTTCATACCTACCCCGTGGGTCAGCATACCCTTTTCGTGCTCAACTATCTGGAATCACTGCCGCAGGAACAGCATTTCGCATTCACCCCGCGCTGGGAAAAGCTTGATGACGTTACCCCGATCATGCTTGCTGCGCTTTTTCATGACCTTGGCAAGGGTGGTAACGATGCCTCCTCGCATTCCGTCAAGGGGGCAGCCATGGCGCGTGCCCAGCTGGCAGCATGGGGTGTGGATGGAACTCTGGCCGATGAGGTGGTCTTTCTGGTGGAGCAGCATCTGCTTCTTGCCCGAACCGCCCACAGACGCGATCTTTCCGATGAATCTGTTGTAGCGCATTGCGCAGGCATTATCGGCACGCAGGCGCGGCTTGATCTGCTTTATCTGCTGACCTACGCTGACTCACGGGCCACAGGGCCCAAGGCGTGGAACCAGTGGTCAGCCTCTCTGCTCTCCGAATTGTACGGCAAGGTCGCCAATATGCTGCGAGACAGCACGTTGGCAACGCCGCTGTCTGCAAGAACAATCTGTGATACCCGCGAACGTGTGACGCAGCTGCTGCAACAGCCGGATTCCCCTGTTTCCTTTGAAGTCGGCGAGCCCATGCTGGAGCATTTGCCGTCCCGATATGCTCTTGTCGTGGAGCCGGAGAATATTGTCCGGCACATGGTGTTGGTGCGGGACTTGGGCAAGGAGATCATGGACGCTCAGCGCAGGCTCAGCGAGGAGCGCGCTGCCCGCGGCATCGTATTGCTGGAGCCCCGTCCGCTGGAAGGAAAGCAGAGTGATGTGTGGGAGCTTGTTGTGGTTGCGCGTGACCAGCACGGTCTGTTTGCCACCGTGGCCGGAGTGCTTGCCCTGCACAACCTGAAGGTTTTTTCCGCGGACGCCTTTGTGTGGCGGGATGGAACTGTCGTGGATATTTTCCATGTCTCAGCACCGCCGGATCCTTTGTACCCGCGTGAATTCTGGGTGAAGGTTCGTGGTTCCATCCAATATGCGCTGACGGGCAAGCTGTCGCTGGAGTATCGAATCGATCAGTCGCGCGATCATGCTCCCAAGCCTCACAGGGGGCGGAATGATGTGTCCGTGGTCATCGATAACGGACTTTCCGACTTCTACACCGTGATCGAGATTTCCGCTCCTGACAGACGGGCGCTGCTATACGATGTGGCGCGAACGCTGCAGGCCATGCGACTTGATATCCTCTTTGCGAAAATTGCCACGCTCGGCACCCAGACCAACGACAGTTTCTCTGTGCGCGACACTTACGGGCAGAAATTGCTGGACGATGAGCAGGTCACGGAGATACGCAATGCCTTGCTGCATGCCTTGCAGCAGTAACAGCATGAATCTTCGGCCCGCCTCAGGCGGGCCTTTCTGACTGCGAATAACGCTAATCCTCATGATGATACGGGAGTCTTCCTTTGAACGAGTATTTGCTGACATCAGCCATTTATGCGCTGGCGGCCTTTGTACAGGGAGTGACGGGATTCGGTTCCGCCCTTGTGGCCATTCCCCTTCTGGCGTTGTTTTTGTCCTTGCCTGAGGCAGTGGCTGTTTCCATTCTCTGCGGGGTGATGCTGAACGCCCAGATCGGTTGGAATTATCGTCGGTATGCGGATAGAGAGCGCCTTCGCCCCCTGTTTATCGGTGCCATTCCGGGGGTGGCCGCAGGGGTATACCTGCTGCACAGTATTCCCGGAAACCTCATGAAGGGCGGGATGGGGGTATTTCTCATGCTCTATGCCGTGTACGGCCTGTTCTTTGAGCGGGTGCGCCTTACCGGTATTTCCAGCCGGTGGGGCTACCTTGCCGGATTCGGCACCGGTGCCATAGGCGCTGCTTTTGGTGCAGGGGGGCCGCCCACGGTTGTGTATGCGGCGTTGACCGGCTGGCCCAAGGATGTGGTGAAGGCCACTTTTGCATATTTCTTTTTTGCCGTATGCGCGGCGTCGGCTGTGGCACATGCCGCCTCCGGCATGTGGTCCGTCAAGGTGCTGAGCCTCTTTGCGGTGGCAGCCCCTGCTGCGTGGCTGGGAACGAAAGTTGGTATCCGCTTTTCCGGCGGTATTGGCGAGCAGACTTACCGGAAACTTCTTTTCGGCATGCTGGCCTGCATGGGCCTGCTGATGCTGCGCTCTGCCTGATTGCAGGGCAGGAAAGGCATGCTCTTCGTGTATTTCAAACGAGCGTTGCCTGTCCCTTCTGGCCCTTCCTAAAAATAAAGGCCGGTTCCATGTGGAACCGGCCTTTGTCATTGGTAGTGCGAATACCTACAGAATCTGCTCAAGGAACTTCTGCAGACGGGGATGCTCAGGGTTGTTGAAGAAGTGGTCTGGCGTACCCACTTCCAGAATCTGGCCCTGATCCATGAAGACGATGCGGTCTGCCACTTCACGTGCAAAGCCCATTTCGTGCGTAACCACCACCATGGTCATGCCTTCCTTGGCGAGGTTCACCATAACGTCCAGAACTTCGCCGATCATTTCGGGGTCAAGAGCAGAGGTGGGTTCGTCAAAGAGCATGATCTTGGGCTGCATGGCAAGGGCGCGGGCAATGGCCACGCGTTGCTTCTGGCCGCCGGAAAGCTTGGCAGGGTACACATTGGCCTTTTCCGAGATGCCCACTTTTTTCAGCAGGGCAAGGGCGGTGGCCTCAGCATCATTCTTGGTGATCTTCTTCAGGCGCATGGGGGCCATGGTCAGGTTTTCCATGACCGTCTTGTGCGGGAAGAGGTTGAACGACTGGAACACCATGCCCAGTTCCTGACGGATGGCATTGATGTCGTTGGCAGGGTCATTGACGTCCAGACCGTCCACGATGATGCTGCCCTTGTCGATTGTTTCCAGTTTGTTGATGGAGCGCAGCATGGTGGACTTGCCGGACCCGGAGGGGCCGATAACCACGACCTTTTCACCGCGCTGAATGTCCAGGTTTACGTCGTTGAGCGCCGTAAGCTGGCCGAAGAACTTGTAGACGTTCTTGATCTGGATGATGGGGGAGTTACTGTTCGTCATAGTAATTCAACTTTGCTTCCATGATGCTGACGGCTTTGGACAGCAGCAGGGTGATACACAGGTAGATAAGGGCGACCATGAGGTAGGCTTCGAAGTATTCGAAGGTTACCGAGGCATACTCGCGACCGCGACGGAACAGCTCGGAAACCGCAAGAACGGAGATGAGCGAAGAGTCTTTGAGCAGTGCGATGAATTCGTTGCCGACGGGGGGCAGGATGGTGCGCCATGCCTGTGGCAGTACCACCAGCATCATGGTCTGGCGCGAGTTGAAGCCAAGCGAACGGGCGGCTTCGGTCTGGCCTTTGTCGATGGCGTCGATGCCGGCGCGGAATACTTCGCCCATATAGGCGCCGTAACACACGCTCATGGCGATAACGGCAGAGGCAAGGTCGGAAAGTTGAATGAATTTGCCCAGCGCGTAGTAGAGGAAGAAGAGCTGAACCAGCAGCGGGATGCCGCGGATGATTTCCACGTAGGTGGAGGCGATAAGATTGATGACCTTGTTCTTGGAGAGACGCCCAAGCCCTGTAATGAGGCCGATGGGGATGGTTACGAGGATGGAGGTGATGGTAACCTGAAAGGTGACGAGGATGCCGTCAGGCAGGAATTTGAGAATCTCGTAGTACGGCTGCGGCTGCGATATGCAGAGATAGAGGATTGAGCCGATGGCGATGCATAGGGAGATCATCCAGGCGGAAACAAGGGTCTTGTCCTTGCTGGACGGGATGAGCATCCCGTCGGTGACCGCTATGCGAATTTCTTTCTTTTCTACAGTCATTGAGTGCTCGAATATGCTGGTGTTCCATCAAAAGCAAGGGACTGGCACAGCAGTACCAGTCCCGATAATAGCTTATATTACGGCTGGTTATTTGCCAACCCACTTTTCGCGGAGGGCCTTCTCAATGCCCTTTTCCTGAATGGCCTTGATGCCCTTGTTCAGTAGGTCAACCAGTTCCTTGTTGCCCTTCTTGACCACGAAACCATAGTACTCTTTCTGGTCGGATTCAACAATGAAGGCAACCTTCAGTTTGCCGGCGTACTTCTCGTTGTTCAGAACGTAGTCGTAAGCGGTTACGTCGTCACAGATGGCTGCGTCGATGCGGCCGGTGTACAGCGCTTCAACAGCGTGACCCACTTCGTCGAATTCCTTGGGGGTTACGCCGCCGTCCTTCTTGGCAACAAAGACGCCGGTGGTGCCGATCTGGCCGCCGATGGTCTTGCCCTTCAGGTCGGCAAGAGACTTGGCTTCGCTGGCAACGGGCAGCATAACTGCCTGCTTCACTTCGAAGTAGGGTTCGGAGAAGTCGTACTTGGCCTTGCGCTCTTCGGTGATGGAAACGGAAGAGGAGATCATGTCGTACTTGTCGTTGGCAAGACCGGCGAAGATGCCGTCCCATGCAACGTTCTTGTGTTCTATAGTCAGACCAAGTTCCTTGGCGATGGCGTCGGTGTAATCAACGGAGTAACCAACGATCTGCTTGTCTTTGTTAACGAATTCCATGGGGGGCCAGGTGGCGTCATGGGCGATGACAATGGTCTTTCCGGCAAGAGCCACATTGGCAGTCATGAGAACGGCCAGCAACGTAAGCAGGGTTTTCTTCAGCATCCTCGTATCTCCTGAACTACTTGAAATTTGTAAAAAAGCCTTCCGTTTTGTTGTACGTGATTTGACAGAATGTCAATGCGAATTAGCGATTTCAGCAGAAAAAAGGCTTAAAAGTTACAAAAATGTACCAACTGGTAGTTGTAACAGGAACTACTCTGCTACAGTTGACGCATTAACTGAAGATGAAGGTTACCAGCACGGGGACGGCAACAGTCAGGAACATGCCGCTGAAAACGGCAATGATCCCGTACCGTTCTCCTGCAAACCGTACGATGATGGGCAGAGTGGTATCCATGGCTGTGGCACCGCCGCCAGCAACCGGCCCGAGCTTGCCGAAAACACGCAGCAGCAGCGGCGCGGTGAGCAGGGTGGTCAGCTCGCGAATGATGTTGCACAGAAGTGCCACGGAGCCCAGTACGGGGTTGACCATCTTGGTGATGATAATGCTTGAGAGCGAATAGTAACCAAAGCCTGCGCCTACGCCGAGCACGTGTTGCAGCGGCATGTCGCCGAGCAGCAGGCATGCGACAGCCGCACCCGCAAATGTGCCGATGATGATGAACAGAGGCACGAGCAGTACCTTCAAGTGCATCTCCCGCAGAATGCCCCAGCAGCGTGTATCAAAGCCGATGGACATGCCTACAAGGCAGAGCAGGGTATAAAGGGAATAGGTTGCGAGGGCGTCGTTGGTGGCCCATTCGGGTAGGATGTCCATCCGTCCCATGAGGCAGCCGACAATGAAAAAGCCGAGAATGATGAGGCTACCTTTCATCGAGACGCCCTCTCAGGATGTAGCGTTCCAGCGCCCAGGTTGCCGCTGCGCTGCCTATGAGACAGCAAAGGCTAATGACAAGTGCCCGCACGCCTATGGTGCCCAGTTGGGAAACAAGGTCGTCGTTGGAGCCGAGGGAGACGCCCAGCAGGAAGAGCAGGCCGTAAATGGCCCACATGGTGAGCTTGTCCACGGCGTGAACCGCCTTCTGGCGGTTCCTGAGCAGGTAGCCGGCGGGAATGCCCGCCAGAATGCAGCCGACTTCAATGAACACGAATGACTCCAGATGTGATGCTGTACGGTTGTAATGAAATGATATGATTCGGTTCTGAGGGGGTATACCGAGGGCTGGGGGAGTGTCAATTCCGGCTGGAGGTGATTATTTTGGCAAAATATATGTCAAATGTGATGTCGGTCACACCTTCATGGCGTATGCTGTTTTAAGGTAGAACGTAAGCAACTCGAACAGCAGCAGGCGCGAAGCGCCAAGGAGATATGACATGCAACGTACAAGTCTTGTTGATGTGCGCGACTACCGGCAGAACGGATTCCATAAGTATCTGGTTCATGAATCGGAGAACTTCAAGATTCTGAATTTCAACTTTCTGGCTGGCCAATCCCTGCCCATACACAGCCATGATCTGGATGGCGAATTGTCCATTCTGGTGCTGGCAGGACGCGGTGAGTTTCTGGCTGCCGATGGAGCCACCCTGCCCGCAGAAACCGGCGATGTGCTGATTTCCGAGATCCGGGAGCCTCACGGTGTTCGCGCCATCACCGATATGAGCGTGCTGGTTACCATTGCGCCCCCCATTTAGAGGCGCGCTTCGGCCAGGAATTGAACAGAAAAAGGAAAGGGCACCTTGCGGTGCCCTTTTTCATTACTTTTCAATGTGTGCCCTGCGCGATTGCACGTAGGCGTTCCGGATGGCGATGTAAGGTTCTACCGCCGCTTTCTTCAGTTCCTCATACTGGGCGATCTGCTTGTCGAACGAGTTGAACTTGTCATAACTCTTCAGGCCCAGAGAAGAATGCCAGGGTGTGACATAGCTTACCGGGTTGAGGAATGAGTCTCCGGCAAACCCGACAGTGTCACGCAGCGAAGAAGGGCCGAGGAAGGGCCAGACAAGGTAGAAGCCTTCGCCGAATCCCCAGACGCCGAAAGTCTGGCCGAGGTCTTCAGGGTCATCGCTGATTTCGATGAGAGGCTTATTGTCTGCCGCCGGATTCATCAGGCCGCCAAAACCTGCCGTAGTGTTGACCACGAAGCGTGCACTCTCGACGCTGGCTTCGGCAAATTTGCCCTGCAGCAAACAGCTTACAAAACGGATGGGATAGAGCAGGTTGTGGAAGAAGTTGTTCACACCGGCTCTCAATTCCCAGGGGGTAACGGCAGAGTAACCCTTGTGCAGCGGCTTGATGACGTCAAGGTACATGAAGTCGTTGAAGCCGAACCAGAAACGGTTCCAGCCTTCAAAGGGATCATTCACGCCATCGGTGACATGGGGCGCATACTCCGCATCGTCATCAAACGTGTCCAGCCCGGTCTGGTGGGCATGGGGAGTCCCCGGTATTGAATCCATCGAGGAGGCTACACAGGCACCGGCAGGATATTCGGGCGCGGAATAGGCAAGAGCAGCCCTACGGTCGGCCAGAGCAGGAAGCGCCGTCATAAGAACGAGGCTTGTTATGAGCAGGAGCTTGGTGATGAATTTCATGAGGAGCCCCCCGTTGCTATTCGGATTTTTGGTTCAGCTTGCGTACTTCAGCGGCTCGGCTCTGTACGATTGTAATAAGAGCTTCGGCATCGGTATTGTTGTCGCTCATCAGTTCGTGAAACTGGGTGCGGTAATTCTTTACCAGGCTGACGCCTTCGATGATGACATCGTAAATCACCCAGTGGTCCTTCTGAAGCATGCGGTAATCAACAGGAACGCTTTTACCTTCATAATCCAGATGGGTCTGAACTTCAACCTTGTCGCCCTTGGTGCTTGCGCGTTCACCAAGGTAGACGACACCGTTGCCGGAGTAACCCTTGATGCGTTCAATGTAGGTGGCGCGAAGCAGGTCGGCAAAGGCTTTGGAAAACCGCTTCTGCTGATCGGGATTGAAGGAACGCCATTTTTTACCCACAGTGCGGGCGGAAAACTCGTCGTAATCGAAAATATGCCCGATGATATCCTCTATGGTGTCAAGCAGTTCCTCTCTGTTGGCACCATCCGAGTATCGGGGATTGTTCAGCGTGGCAAAGACGCTGTCAAGCGATTGCTTGAGTGTTGCCTTTGCATCGAGTTCTGATGACGCCAGAGCGTCGGTTGAAGCCGCGAGCAGCACTGTGCAAAGGGCAAAGACCCCCAGCGCCGTGCGTAGCACACGTAAAAAAGGACACATTACTTAATTCCCCCAAAAACGTACTTGCTGATAAGTTCTTCAATGTCCACGGCGGATTCGGTATCCGTGATTTCGTCACCCTGCCCCAGGGTGCTTACGGAGCCGCCGGGCGCCAGTTTGATGTATTTGTCACCTATAAGACCGCTGGTCTTTACGGACGCAATGACATCGTCCGTAAGTTCCACATCCTTGCGGATAGCCAGTGACACTAGGGCAAGGCTTTCTTCCTTGTCCAGCTTTATGGCCGATACCTTGCCGACGGGTACGCCGGCAATCTCAACATCCGCTCCGACACGCAGACCGGTAATCGAGGTAAAACGAGCAGTTACCGTGTAGGTGTCGGCACCCATCACTTCCATCTTGCCGAGCTTGATGGTCAGATAACCGACGCAGAGCAGGCAGATGAGAACAAACACACCGACTGATGTTTCCTTTGTATACTTTTTCATACACGGTTCCGATAAGCTGAAGTTGACGTTGTCGTTATTTGTTCAACCATGCCTGCAACGCGGCACGGGCTTCTTCTCCGAGCTTGAGGTCGGGAGTCTTCATGTCGCCTGCGGAACGATCAAGGAACTGGCGCAGATACGGGTCTTTCGTGTCGCGCAGCGTATCAAGATCGCCGGAGTATGCTGCGCCGCCTCCATGCAGCACCAGAGCGTAGTCTGCAATGGTATAGAGGCTGGCCAGATCGTGGCTGACAACGATGATGGTCATCTCCGGAAAATGCTTCTTCATGTCCAGAAGCAGCTTGTCCATCTGAGCCGAGTTGATGGGATCAAGCCCCGAGGTCGGCTCATCGCATAACAGAATGGGCGGGTCCGTGACAATGGCCCGCGCAAGTCCGGCACGTTTGCGCATGCCGCCGGAGAGCTGGTTGGGGTAGTAATCCGCAAATTTGGCGAGACCTACCAGTTCCAGCTTGTGGTGCACAATTTTTTGTATGGTTGCCTTGTCAAGACGGGTGTGCTCCGTCAGCGGCAGGGCAATATTCTCGCCAAGAGAGAGCGAACCGAGCAAAGCTCCGTCCTGAAACAGCACTCCCATGCGGCGGCGGACCTTGCGGAACTGTTTTGATGACAGCTCGAACAGGTCATGGGGGCCGAGAAAAATCTTGCCTGCCATGGGGCGCTTGAGGCCAAGTATGTGGCGCAGCAGCGTGGATTTGCCGTCTCCGGAGCCACCCAGGATAACGGAAATCTTGCCAGCTGGAAGTGTCGCCGAGATATTGTCAAGCACAACCGTGTCGTCATATCCCAGTCGGAGGTTATCCAGTCGTATGTCCCAGGCAGTTTCGTGCAACATGTGGTGACAGTGGCGCTGCTAGAGCAGGAAAGAGGTTACGACATAGTCAGTGATCAGGATGAGGACACAGGACATGACCACGGCGGAGGTGGTGGAGTTGGAAACGCCCTCAGGCCCCACCCCGTCTTTGCGCATGTGCGTGTAGTAACCCTGAAAACAGCTGACGGTTGCCACGATTATGCCGAAAAGCAGTGCCTTGGTGAAGCCTTCGTTGATATCGGACATATCTACGCTGGATTCGATCCGGTAGAAGTAGACCCCGGAGTTGATGCCCAGCATGGTAACGCCCGTGAGGTAGCCGCCGATGATGCCGATGACATCAAACAGTGCCGTCAGCAGAGGGAAGCAGATGATGGAGGCGGCAATGCGCGGGCTGACCAGATAACTGATGGGGTTGATGT is drawn from Desulfovibrio mangrovi and contains these coding sequences:
- a CDS encoding sulfite exporter TauE/SafE family protein, with protein sequence MNEYLLTSAIYALAAFVQGVTGFGSALVAIPLLALFLSLPEAVAVSILCGVMLNAQIGWNYRRYADRERLRPLFIGAIPGVAAGVYLLHSIPGNLMKGGMGVFLMLYAVYGLFFERVRLTGISSRWGYLAGFGTGAIGAAFGAGGPPTVVYAALTGWPKDVVKATFAYFFFAVCAASAVAHAASGMWSVKVLSLFAVAAPAAWLGTKVGIRFSGGIGEQTYRKLLFGMLACMGLLMLRSA
- a CDS encoding basic amino acid ABC transporter substrate-binding protein, whose translation is MLKKTLLTLLAVLMTANVALAGKTIVIAHDATWPPMEFVNKDKQIVGYSVDYTDAIAKELGLTIEHKNVAWDGIFAGLANDKYDMISSSVSITEERKAKYDFSEPYFEVKQAVMLPVASEAKSLADLKGKTIGGQIGTTGVFVAKKDGGVTPKEFDEVGHAVEALYTGRIDAAICDDVTAYDYVLNNEKYAGKLKVAFIVESDQKEYYGFVVKKGNKELVDLLNKGIKAIQEKGIEKALREKWVGK
- the mlaD gene encoding outer membrane lipid asymmetry maintenance protein MlaD, with the protein product MKKYTKETSVGVFVLICLLCVGYLTIKLGKMEVMGADTYTVTARFTSITGLRVGADVEIAGVPVGKVSAIKLDKEESLALVSLAIRKDVELTDDVIASVKTSGLIGDKYIKLAPGGSVSTLGQGDEITDTESAVDIEELISKYVFGGIK
- a CDS encoding lysine exporter LysO family protein translates to MKGSLIILGFFIVGCLMGRMDILPEWATNDALATYSLYTLLCLVGMSIGFDTRCWGILREMHLKVLLVPLFIIIGTFAGAAVACLLLGDMPLQHVLGVGAGFGYYSLSSIIITKMVNPVLGSVALLCNIIRELTTLLTAPLLLRVFGKLGPVAGGGATAMDTTLPIIVRFAGERYGIIAVFSGMFLTVAVPVLVTFIFS
- a CDS encoding cupin domain-containing protein, yielding MQRTSLVDVRDYRQNGFHKYLVHESENFKILNFNFLAGQSLPIHSHDLDGELSILVLAGRGEFLAADGATLPAETGDVLISEIREPHGVRAITDMSVLVTIAPPI
- a CDS encoding LysO family transporter translates to MFIEVGCILAGIPAGYLLRNRQKAVHAVDKLTMWAIYGLLFLLGVSLGSNDDLVSQLGTIGVRALVISLCCLIGSAAATWALERYILRGRLDER
- a CDS encoding ABC transporter ATP-binding protein; translation: MLHETAWDIRLDNLRLGYDDTVVLDNISATLPAGKISVILGGSGDGKSTLLRHILGLKRPMAGKIFLGPHDLFELSSKQFRKVRRRMGVLFQDGALLGSLSLGENIALPLTEHTRLDKATIQKIVHHKLELVGLAKFADYYPNQLSGGMRKRAGLARAIVTDPPILLCDEPTSGLDPINSAQMDKLLLDMKKHFPEMTIIVVSHDLASLYTIADYALVLHGGGAAYSGDLDTLRDTKDPYLRQFLDRSAGDMKTPDLKLGEEARAALQAWLNK
- a CDS encoding amino acid ABC transporter ATP-binding protein: MTNSNSPIIQIKNVYKFFGQLTALNDVNLDIQRGEKVVVIGPSGSGKSTMLRSINKLETIDKGSIIVDGLDVNDPANDINAIRQELGMVFQSFNLFPHKTVMENLTMAPMRLKKITKNDAEATALALLKKVGISEKANVYPAKLSGGQKQRVAIARALAMQPKIMLFDEPTSALDPEMIGEVLDVMVNLAKEGMTMVVVTHEMGFAREVADRIVFMDQGQILEVGTPDHFFNNPEHPRLQKFLEQIL
- the glnD gene encoding [protein-PII] uridylyltransferase produces the protein MTKDILTPSSGDATKALAAGRASLILELEQPPKPGSIRFERAFTRLLDIYFQTRVVETGADRQKIALVAVGGYGRGEMCLGSDIDIIILCRRSIPPQAIDVAQPLFLPLWDAGYSLGHGFRTIADCVKLANKDHKVLCSLLDARFVAGDSSIFDELQQRMRDKVLARREKTFLQWLDEEHATRLTTYGDGAVLLEPNLKEGVGGLRDYHRLLWLARLRGGTGDVNGVMRQAGFSEEDCLLLERNVDFLHRVRNRLHALSRRKSDKLYVDIQPELASRMGYADTTGMLAVELFLGDLHRCMGDIKALAAAFRSMVGDVAEPVDAVCEGTTGAIVVQGDLIHICPPDALFDEPALVLQALDEAVRRPSGTLPVLSWETRQAISRIVHEAPQRLAAMEGVWPTLARILASGRAFAILEQMDGVGLLSAFMPDFGRVRDRVQFDGFHTYPVGQHTLFVLNYLESLPQEQHFAFTPRWEKLDDVTPIMLAALFHDLGKGGNDASSHSVKGAAMARAQLAAWGVDGTLADEVVFLVEQHLLLARTAHRRDLSDESVVAHCAGIIGTQARLDLLYLLTYADSRATGPKAWNQWSASLLSELYGKVANMLRDSTLATPLSARTICDTRERVTQLLQQPDSPVSFEVGEPMLEHLPSRYALVVEPENIVRHMVLVRDLGKEIMDAQRRLSEERAARGIVLLEPRPLEGKQSDVWELVVVARDQHGLFATVAGVLALHNLKVFSADAFVWRDGTVVDIFHVSAPPDPLYPREFWVKVRGSIQYALTGKLSLEYRIDQSRDHAPKPHRGRNDVSVVIDNGLSDFYTVIEISAPDRRALLYDVARTLQAMRLDILFAKIATLGTQTNDSFSVRDTYGQKLLDDEQVTEIRNALLHALQQ
- a CDS encoding VacJ family lipoprotein produces the protein MKFITKLLLITSLVLMTALPALADRRAALAYSAPEYPAGACVASSMDSIPGTPHAHQTGLDTFDDDAEYAPHVTDGVNDPFEGWNRFWFGFNDFMYLDVIKPLHKGYSAVTPWELRAGVNNFFHNLLYPIRFVSCLLQGKFAEASVESARFVVNTTAGFGGLMNPAADNKPLIEISDDPEDLGQTFGVWGFGEGFYLVWPFLGPSSLRDTVGFAGDSFLNPVSYVTPWHSSLGLKSYDKFNSFDKQIAQYEELKKAAVEPYIAIRNAYVQSRRAHIEK
- a CDS encoding P-II family nitrogen regulator, giving the protein MKKLEIIIRPFKLDEVKLALTDLDIKGMTVTEVKGFGRQRGHKEVYRGAEYQVDFMPKVKIEVVVEDALVKPVLDSVSKAARTGKVGDGKIFILPVDDVYRIRTGEMGSEAI
- a CDS encoding MlaC/ttg2D family ABC transporter substrate-binding protein is translated as MCPFLRVLRTALGVFALCTVLLAASTDALASSELDAKATLKQSLDSVFATLNNPRYSDGANREELLDTIEDIIGHIFDYDEFSARTVGKKWRSFNPDQQKRFSKAFADLLRATYIERIKGYSGNGVVYLGERASTKGDKVEVQTHLDYEGKSVPVDYRMLQKDHWVIYDVIIEGVSLVKNYRTQFHELMSDNNTDAEALITIVQSRAAEVRKLNQKSE
- a CDS encoding amino acid ABC transporter permease; translated protein: MTVEKKEIRIAVTDGMLIPSSKDKTLVSAWMISLCIAIGSILYLCISQPQPYYEILKFLPDGILVTFQVTITSILVTIPIGLITGLGRLSKNKVINLIASTYVEIIRGIPLLVQLFFLYYALGKFIQLSDLASAVIAMSVCYGAYMGEVFRAGIDAIDKGQTEAARSLGFNSRQTMMLVVLPQAWRTILPPVGNEFIALLKDSSLISVLAVSELFRRGREYASVTFEYFEAYLMVALIYLCITLLLSKAVSIMEAKLNYYDEQ